One genomic region from Flagellimonas oceani encodes:
- a CDS encoding LytR/AlgR family response regulator transcription factor has protein sequence MKLKSIIVDDSSMQRMAVAKLVNNHPHLALVAEYSNAIEAKNGLKNHEIDLIFLDVEMPIISGFDLLEALENPPQVILITGKPDYALKAFDYDVTDYLHKPITLARFEASVKRAVAKYEQMNRVDEDEEHIFVKSNLKKRKVILNDIKWIEALGDYIKLVTDEANIVILSTMKSFEKQLPAEKFLRIHKSYIVNLEKIEKFNSKNVEVGGRQIPLSRNKKTELAEALANV, from the coding sequence ATGAAATTAAAAAGTATAATTGTAGACGATTCTTCCATGCAGCGCATGGCCGTTGCGAAATTGGTCAACAATCATCCACACCTAGCTTTGGTCGCTGAGTACAGCAATGCCATTGAAGCCAAGAATGGCCTGAAAAACCACGAAATCGACCTTATCTTTTTAGATGTTGAAATGCCGATCATCAGCGGTTTTGACCTTTTAGAGGCCCTAGAGAACCCACCACAGGTAATCCTGATTACAGGAAAACCTGATTATGCACTAAAAGCGTTCGATTACGACGTTACCGATTACCTTCACAAACCCATCACTTTGGCCCGTTTTGAAGCTTCCGTAAAAAGAGCTGTTGCCAAATACGAGCAAATGAACAGGGTGGACGAGGATGAAGAGCATATATTTGTTAAGAGCAACCTTAAAAAACGCAAGGTTATCCTAAACGACATTAAATGGATAGAAGCTTTGGGAGATTACATTAAATTGGTGACAGATGAAGCCAATATCGTAATCCTTTCCACCATGAAATCTTTCGAAAAGCAATTGCCTGCCGAAAAATTTCTACGTATCCATAAATCTTATATTGTGAATCTGGAGAAGATCGAGAAATTCAACAGTAAAAATGTTGAAGTAGGGGGCAGACAGATTCCATTGAGCAGAAACAAAAAGACAGAACTGGCGGAAGCGCTGGCCAACGTATAA
- a CDS encoding YihY/virulence factor BrkB family protein, whose translation MSAGIEEQLEKIPVINWVVRLMKKIKLKAFEGLSLYDLIEMYLVGIVKGTLSSRASSIAFSLFLALFPLLIFMVTLIPFIIPYVSVGNENFDAQFLDFLESFLPSATSDYFGEIYQQIKDQKQGGLLSSAFILSIFLVANGVNAIFGGFENSYHVELTRNFFRQYAYALMVGLILSILLIVGAVAFVYFEFYIVEYTSEYLGKRLGYDVEKGDTVGIQIAKVLFFLFLSYLTTAILYYFGTAEGRNARFFSAGALMTTLLFLLTSYLFGIYVDKFARYNELYGALGGLLILMVFIWLNSNILLLGFELNATLNSLKKRHERQKNEE comes from the coding sequence ATGTCAGCAGGCATCGAAGAGCAGTTGGAAAAAATACCCGTCATCAATTGGGTCGTCCGGTTGATGAAAAAGATAAAGCTAAAAGCTTTTGAAGGACTCTCTTTATACGACCTCATAGAAATGTATTTGGTCGGAATCGTAAAGGGAACACTCTCATCAAGGGCCAGTTCCATTGCCTTCAGCCTGTTTTTGGCATTGTTTCCCTTGCTGATTTTTATGGTGACGTTGATTCCGTTCATAATTCCCTACGTTAGTGTGGGCAACGAGAATTTTGACGCCCAGTTTTTGGACTTTTTGGAGTCTTTTTTGCCTTCCGCAACGAGTGATTACTTTGGGGAGATTTACCAGCAGATCAAGGACCAGAAGCAGGGAGGGTTATTGTCCTCAGCCTTTATTTTATCCATTTTTTTAGTGGCCAATGGCGTTAATGCCATTTTCGGGGGATTCGAGAATTCGTACCATGTGGAACTTACCCGTAATTTTTTTCGTCAGTACGCCTATGCGCTTATGGTCGGGTTGATTCTTTCCATTTTATTGATTGTTGGTGCCGTTGCTTTTGTGTATTTCGAATTTTACATTGTGGAATATACAAGCGAGTACCTTGGAAAAAGATTGGGCTATGATGTGGAAAAAGGGGATACGGTGGGCATACAAATCGCCAAGGTGCTGTTTTTCTTGTTTCTATCCTATTTAACAACTGCGATACTGTACTATTTTGGAACTGCAGAGGGGAGAAATGCACGCTTTTTTTCAGCGGGAGCCCTTATGACGACTCTCTTGTTCTTGCTCACCTCTTATCTTTTTGGTATTTACGTGGATAAATTTGCACGATATAATGAACTTTACGGGGCTTTGGGCGGATTATTGATCTTAATGGTGTTTATTTGGTTAAATTCGAATATCTTATTATTGGGTTTTGAACTGAACGCAACCTTAAATTCACTAAAAAAACGACATGAAAGGCAGAAAAATGAGGAGTAA
- the rpsR gene encoding 30S ribosomal protein S18, with amino-acid sequence MASIEQQAKSKKDGEIRYLTPLNIETSKQKKYCRFKKSGIKYIDYKDPDFLMKLVNEQGKLLPRRLTGTSLKYQRKVAQAVKRARHLALMPYVGDMLK; translated from the coding sequence ATGGCATCTATTGAGCAACAAGCAAAATCGAAAAAAGATGGGGAAATCAGATATTTGACCCCGCTTAACATTGAGACCAGCAAGCAAAAGAAGTATTGTAGGTTCAAGAAGTCAGGTATCAAGTACATAGATTACAAAGACCCGGATTTCTTGATGAAGTTGGTGAACGAGCAAGGTAAATTGCTTCCAAGAAGACTTACAGGTACTTCCTTGAAATACCAAAGAAAAGTGGCGCAGGCCGTAAAACGTGCCCGTCACCTAGCGTTAATGCCGTATGTTGGCGATATGTTGAAATAA
- the serA gene encoding phosphoglycerate dehydrogenase, with protein sequence MVETGRKYVFDFDSTLTRVEALDVLAEMTLQGNPKRNEIVAEIQKITNLGIDGDISFTESLERRIRLLNANKSDLEALVKELRQKISKSIESNKQFFHEFSEDIYVISCGFKEFIDPIVEEYNIPSDRVYANTFKFDADGNIIGFDETNVLAAHNGKIDCLRNLDLEGEVQVIGDGYSDYVMREAGIAHKFFAYTENVHREKATNNADHVAPNLDEFLFVNDLPRNLSYPKNRIKILLLENVHTAAFDNLSEEGFSVELIKTSLSEDELIERIKGVHVLGIRSKTQVTQKVLDAADKLLVVGAFCIGTTQIDLEYSKKKGVVVFNAPYSNTRSVVELAIGQIIMLMRSIFPRSTEIHNGEWNKTAAGSQEVRGKNLGIVGYGNIGKQMSVLAEAMGMKVYYYDVDDQLAIGNAIKCSTLEDLLNVSDVVTLHVDDNKANKNFIGEREINQMKDGAKLINLSRGFVVDIDALASALKSGKLGGAAVDVYPSEPRSNGGFETPLQGLSNVILTPHIGGSTEEAQRDIADFVPNKIMDYINTGNTVDAVNFPNIRLPKQNKAHRFLHIHRNVPGIMAKINEILAQYGLNISGQYLSTDSEVGYVITDLDKEYDKDVIKALKKIENTIKFRVLY encoded by the coding sequence ATGGTAGAGACAGGACGCAAATATGTGTTCGATTTTGACAGTACGCTCACACGTGTTGAGGCGTTGGATGTTTTGGCGGAAATGACCCTGCAAGGCAATCCAAAAAGGAACGAAATCGTGGCGGAAATCCAAAAAATCACCAATTTGGGAATTGATGGGGATATTTCTTTCACAGAATCTTTGGAGCGAAGAATCCGCTTGTTGAACGCCAACAAAAGTGATTTGGAGGCTTTGGTCAAGGAACTCCGACAAAAAATCTCAAAATCAATTGAATCGAACAAGCAATTTTTTCACGAGTTCTCGGAGGATATTTATGTGATTTCCTGTGGTTTCAAGGAATTTATTGATCCCATTGTTGAAGAATACAACATCCCATCCGATAGGGTGTACGCCAACACATTTAAGTTTGATGCCGATGGAAATATTATCGGTTTTGACGAAACGAACGTACTGGCGGCCCACAACGGAAAAATTGATTGTTTGAGGAATCTGGATTTGGAAGGCGAGGTCCAGGTAATTGGCGATGGTTATAGCGATTATGTAATGCGCGAAGCCGGGATAGCCCATAAATTTTTTGCCTACACTGAAAATGTGCACCGAGAAAAGGCGACCAATAATGCCGACCACGTTGCACCTAACCTAGATGAATTTTTATTTGTGAACGATTTGCCAAGAAACTTATCATATCCTAAGAACAGAATCAAGATTTTATTACTGGAAAATGTACACACCGCGGCTTTTGACAATCTTTCTGAAGAAGGGTTTTCCGTGGAGTTGATCAAGACCAGCCTATCCGAAGATGAACTTATTGAGCGCATCAAAGGTGTGCATGTGTTGGGAATTAGGTCCAAAACACAGGTAACCCAAAAGGTTTTGGATGCGGCCGATAAATTATTGGTCGTTGGCGCCTTTTGTATCGGGACCACCCAGATAGATCTCGAATACAGTAAAAAGAAGGGGGTGGTTGTGTTCAATGCACCATACAGCAACACCCGTTCCGTAGTGGAACTTGCCATAGGGCAGATCATTATGTTGATGCGCAGTATTTTTCCACGAAGTACGGAAATCCATAATGGCGAATGGAACAAGACCGCTGCGGGATCTCAAGAAGTTCGAGGGAAGAACCTGGGCATTGTTGGTTATGGCAACATTGGTAAACAAATGTCCGTTTTGGCCGAAGCCATGGGGATGAAAGTGTACTATTATGATGTGGATGATCAGTTGGCTATCGGAAACGCCATAAAATGCAGTACATTGGAAGATCTATTGAATGTTTCTGACGTGGTCACATTACATGTTGATGACAATAAGGCCAACAAAAACTTCATTGGGGAGCGTGAGATCAACCAAATGAAGGATGGTGCCAAGCTAATCAATCTTTCTAGAGGTTTTGTAGTTGATATTGATGCTTTGGCATCCGCCTTAAAAAGTGGTAAGTTAGGTGGTGCGGCCGTGGATGTTTATCCTTCGGAACCACGTAGCAATGGAGGTTTTGAAACACCATTGCAAGGTTTGTCCAATGTGATACTTACCCCGCATATTGGAGGTAGTACCGAGGAGGCACAACGCGATATTGCGGATTTTGTGCCCAATAAGATCATGGATTACATCAATACAGGAAATACGGTCGATGCCGTTAACTTCCCGAATATACGGTTGCCCAAACAGAACAAGGCGCATCGGTTCCTGCACATTCACCGCAATGTTCCGGGCATCATGGCCAAGATCAACGAAATATTGGCGCAATACGGTCTCAATATCTCAGGACAGTACCTTTCAACCGATAGTGAAGTAGGTTATGTGATTACCGATTTGGACAAGGAATACGACAAGGATGTGATCAAGGCCCTCAAAAAAATCGAGAATACCATCAAGTTTAGGGTACTATATTAA
- the priA gene encoding replication restart helicase PriA has translation MDYFLDVVLPIPLERRFTYKITQAEADFIKEGMRVAVPFGKSKIYTALAYSVHQNAPEAYEPKEIYQILDEQPVVTQVQLKHWEWVAKYYMCTLGEVIRSALPSAFMLESETLILPNKNADVDEAELTDDEFLVFEALQHQTALKISEISDIVDKKNVLKLINMLVHKGVVLQKEELYEQYKPKLVRYVKLSEKYDDEEQLADLLNELTRAPKQSQVVLSLFQLKSKKGNKPIAIAELEKESRASRAVIKSLIDKNILEEYHIRKDRVDFDERSEASRHIDLNEYQQQALEDISKGFDEKKPVLLHGVTSSGKTEVYVKLIQKCLEEGKQALYLLPEIALTSQLINRLRQYFGHQVSVYHSKYSIHERVEVWNNVLGNAEKAQIVLGARSSLFLPFSNLGLVVVDEEHENSFKQFDPAPRYHARDAAVVLASMHRANIVLGSATPSIESMYNARIKKYGYASIAHRFGDVLMPDINLVDIKEATRKRRMKGHFSEILIKTITEALEEGEQIILFQNRRGFAPVVECTTCGHVAQCPNCDVSLTYHQHRNQLRCHYCGYHMALQQACLACGSSTLDNKGFGTEQIQQELGQLFPDVSVGRMDLDTTRGKYAYEKIISSFENQEMDILVGTQMVTKGLDFRNVSLVGIMNADSMLNFPDFRAHERSFQMLTQVAGRAGRTQKRGKVLIQTYNPYHQILQQVTTNNYDKMFEEQFYEREQFKYPPLVRLIKITLKDKDFNKLNEASDWMAGSLRNVLGPNILGPEYPPVARIRRDYLKNIMVKIPQKQPLAQTKNSIKRIEKSFNAISKYKSVRLVYNVDHI, from the coding sequence ATGGATTATTTTTTGGATGTTGTTCTTCCCATTCCTTTGGAAAGACGCTTCACATATAAAATTACGCAGGCCGAAGCGGATTTTATCAAGGAAGGAATGCGCGTGGCCGTTCCTTTCGGAAAATCAAAAATTTATACTGCCTTGGCCTATAGCGTGCATCAAAATGCACCTGAAGCCTACGAACCCAAGGAAATTTATCAAATTCTTGACGAGCAACCTGTTGTGACCCAAGTGCAGTTGAAGCATTGGGAATGGGTGGCCAAATACTACATGTGCACTTTGGGAGAAGTCATTAGGAGTGCCCTGCCCAGTGCTTTTATGTTGGAGAGCGAAACACTGATTTTGCCCAATAAAAATGCGGATGTAGATGAAGCGGAGCTTACCGATGATGAATTTTTAGTGTTCGAGGCCCTGCAGCATCAAACCGCCTTAAAAATTTCCGAAATCAGTGATATTGTTGACAAGAAAAACGTTTTGAAACTCATCAATATGTTGGTGCATAAAGGTGTAGTGCTTCAAAAAGAAGAATTGTACGAACAGTACAAGCCCAAGTTGGTACGCTATGTAAAACTTTCGGAAAAATATGATGATGAGGAACAACTGGCCGACCTGTTGAACGAACTTACCCGGGCGCCCAAGCAAAGCCAAGTAGTGCTTTCTCTTTTTCAGCTAAAATCTAAAAAAGGAAACAAGCCCATTGCCATTGCCGAACTGGAAAAAGAGAGCAGGGCCTCCCGAGCGGTGATAAAGTCGCTTATCGATAAAAATATTTTGGAAGAATACCACATTCGAAAAGATCGAGTGGATTTTGACGAGCGTTCGGAGGCATCTCGCCATATAGATCTGAATGAATACCAGCAGCAAGCTTTAGAGGATATCAGCAAAGGTTTTGATGAAAAAAAGCCAGTGCTTTTGCATGGCGTCACATCGTCAGGGAAAACCGAGGTTTACGTAAAACTCATTCAAAAATGTTTGGAAGAAGGTAAACAGGCGCTGTATTTGCTTCCGGAGATTGCATTGACTTCACAATTGATCAATCGACTGAGGCAATATTTCGGACATCAAGTATCCGTTTATCATTCAAAATACAGTATCCACGAAAGGGTAGAGGTGTGGAACAATGTGTTGGGGAATGCCGAAAAGGCTCAAATTGTACTTGGTGCCCGTTCATCACTCTTTTTGCCCTTCTCCAATTTGGGTTTGGTAGTGGTTGATGAAGAACACGAAAATTCCTTTAAGCAATTTGATCCTGCGCCGCGCTATCATGCCCGGGATGCTGCGGTAGTTTTAGCTTCCATGCACAGGGCCAATATTGTTTTGGGTTCCGCTACGCCAAGTATAGAGAGTATGTACAATGCCAGGATAAAAAAGTATGGCTACGCTTCCATTGCGCATCGATTTGGCGATGTATTGATGCCGGACATCAATTTGGTGGATATAAAGGAAGCGACCCGTAAGCGTAGGATGAAGGGACATTTTTCGGAAATTTTGATCAAGACCATAACAGAAGCATTGGAGGAAGGGGAACAAATCATTCTGTTTCAAAATAGACGGGGCTTTGCCCCGGTGGTGGAATGCACAACCTGCGGACATGTGGCCCAATGTCCCAATTGCGATGTGAGCTTGACCTATCATCAGCATAGAAATCAATTGCGTTGCCACTATTGCGGCTATCATATGGCCTTGCAACAAGCTTGTTTGGCCTGTGGAAGTTCTACTTTGGATAACAAGGGCTTCGGCACGGAACAGATTCAACAGGAATTGGGGCAGTTGTTCCCCGATGTTTCGGTAGGGCGAATGGATTTGGACACCACAAGAGGGAAATATGCGTATGAAAAAATCATTTCATCTTTTGAAAACCAAGAGATGGATATTTTGGTGGGTACCCAAATGGTGACCAAGGGATTGGACTTTAGAAATGTAAGTTTGGTAGGCATCATGAATGCGGATTCCATGCTCAACTTCCCCGATTTTCGCGCCCATGAACGCAGTTTTCAAATGCTCACGCAGGTTGCGGGCAGGGCAGGGCGTACCCAAAAACGTGGAAAGGTGCTCATTCAGACCTACAACCCGTACCATCAGATTTTGCAGCAGGTAACCACCAACAATTACGATAAAATGTTCGAAGAACAGTTTTATGAAAGGGAGCAGTTCAAGTACCCACCTTTGGTGCGACTCATCAAAATCACGTTAAAAGATAAGGATTTCAATAAATTGAACGAGGCTTCGGATTGGATGGCGGGTTCGTTGCGCAATGTGTTGGGCCCAAACATTCTTGGTCCCGAATACCCACCTGTGGCTCGGATAAGAAGAGATTATTTAAAAAACATAATGGTCAAAATACCTCAGAAACAGCCTTTGGCGCAAACAAAAAATAGCATTAAAAGAATCGAGAAATCCTTTAATGCTATTTCCAAGTATAAAAGTGTACGGTTGGTCTACAACGTGGACCACATATAA
- the rlmH gene encoding 23S rRNA (pseudouridine(1915)-N(3))-methyltransferase RlmH, with protein MQITLVAIGKTDKSELEELITVYEKRLKHYVKFQIDIIPDIKNRKNLSEAQQKDKEGELILAQLQPTDTLILLDEKGKQYSSMDFAQFLQKKMNSGIKNLVLAIGGPYGFSDAVYAKSSGKISLSKMTFSHQMVRLFIVEQIYRGFTILRNEPYHHQ; from the coding sequence ATGCAGATTACTTTAGTTGCCATTGGAAAAACCGATAAGTCTGAACTTGAAGAACTTATCACTGTTTACGAGAAACGGTTGAAACATTATGTTAAGTTTCAAATTGATATTATTCCTGATATTAAAAACCGAAAAAATCTTTCCGAAGCACAACAAAAAGATAAGGAAGGGGAGCTTATTCTGGCTCAATTGCAACCTACGGATACTTTGATACTGCTGGATGAAAAGGGCAAACAATACAGTTCGATGGACTTTGCCCAGTTTTTGCAGAAAAAGATGAACAGTGGCATTAAAAACTTGGTATTGGCCATTGGAGGTCCTTATGGGTTTAGTGATGCCGTCTATGCCAAGAGCTCAGGTAAAATAAGTTTGTCCAAAATGACCTTTTCCCACCAAATGGTGCGATTATTCATTGTGGAACAGATTTACAGGGGGTTCACCATTCTACGAAATGAACCCTACCATCATCAATGA
- the nadC gene encoding carboxylating nicotinate-nucleotide diphosphorylase, with product MISEEQFQNELDLIIANAVREDVGDGDHSSLACIPASAQGKAKLLVKDEGVIAGVAFAKKVFQYVDPGLTMEILVDDGAQVKYGDIVFYVEGSSQSILKAERLVLNAMQRMSAIATKTQDFVSLLDGTDTKILDTRKTTPGIRALEKWAVKIGGGENHRFALYDMIMLKDNHIDFAGGITKAIQKTQDYLRNNGKDLKIIVEARNLDEVEEILKSGGVYRILLDNFDYDETREAVKRIGDKCLTESSGGITEDTIRKYAECGVDYISSGALTHSVYNMDLSLKAV from the coding sequence ATGATTTCCGAAGAACAATTTCAAAACGAACTGGATTTGATCATTGCCAATGCCGTAAGAGAAGACGTTGGTGATGGAGACCATAGCTCCTTGGCTTGCATACCTGCGTCCGCACAAGGAAAGGCAAAACTTCTCGTAAAAGATGAAGGTGTTATTGCCGGAGTGGCATTTGCCAAAAAAGTTTTCCAATATGTAGACCCTGGCCTGACCATGGAAATTTTGGTGGATGATGGCGCACAAGTGAAGTACGGGGATATTGTTTTTTATGTGGAGGGCAGCTCGCAGAGCATATTAAAGGCCGAGCGTCTGGTGCTCAACGCCATGCAGCGTATGAGTGCCATCGCCACCAAAACCCAAGATTTTGTGTCCCTTTTAGATGGTACCGATACCAAGATTCTGGACACGCGCAAAACCACTCCGGGCATTCGGGCGCTGGAGAAGTGGGCCGTGAAGATCGGGGGAGGCGAGAACCATAGGTTTGCACTATACGATATGATCATGCTCAAGGATAACCACATCGATTTTGCGGGCGGAATCACCAAGGCCATCCAAAAAACACAAGATTATTTAAGGAATAACGGGAAAGATCTAAAAATTATAGTAGAAGCCAGAAATTTGGACGAGGTCGAAGAAATATTGAAATCCGGTGGGGTGTACCGTATCCTTTTGGATAATTTTGATTATGATGAAACACGGGAAGCGGTCAAAAGAATAGGGGATAAGTGTCTGACAGAGTCCTCCGGAGGAATAACCGAGGACACCATCCGTAAATATGCGGAATGTGGGGTCGACTATATTTCTTCGGGTGCGCTTACCCATTCCGTTTACAATATGGATTTAAGTTTAAAAGCCGTTTAA
- a CDS encoding methyltransferase family protein, translated as MKMKVPPALVMLIFGALMYVLDLFLPVGEFDFFGRQEISAFLFGLGFLAILISVIQFFIKKTTTDPLNPKKASSLVTSGIYNFSRNPMYLGMLLFLLAFGLKLGNAFNTLVAAGFVSYMNHFQIKPEEEALKKMFGQEYTIYCKLTRRWF; from the coding sequence ATGAAAATGAAAGTGCCACCAGCTTTGGTGATGTTGATTTTTGGAGCCCTAATGTATGTTTTGGACCTATTTTTGCCCGTTGGCGAGTTCGATTTCTTTGGACGGCAAGAAATTTCCGCATTTTTGTTTGGACTTGGATTTTTGGCAATCCTCATATCCGTGATTCAATTTTTTATCAAAAAGACCACAACAGACCCATTGAATCCAAAAAAGGCATCCAGTTTGGTCACCAGCGGCATCTATAACTTTTCGCGGAACCCCATGTATTTGGGCATGTTACTTTTTTTGCTGGCTTTTGGCCTAAAGTTGGGAAACGCATTTAATACGTTGGTCGCGGCGGGTTTTGTTTCGTATATGAACCATTTTCAGATCAAGCCCGAAGAAGAGGCGCTCAAAAAAATGTTCGGTCAGGAATATACCATCTATTGTAAGCTCACAAGACGTTGGTTTTAA
- a CDS encoding DUF2147 domain-containing protein, which produces MKGRKMRSKWIYPLCFLLCQITWSQTVFGKWKTIDDRNGVEKAIIEIYKEDGMLHAKVVKILEEGKKGALCTKCDGEKKNKPILGMTIMNDFEEHKDGVYKGDSLFDPEQAMTFRGKVWLDEDNVNRLKVRGYLAFLHRTQTWHRVEEN; this is translated from the coding sequence ATGAAAGGCAGAAAAATGAGGAGTAAATGGATTTATCCGCTGTGTTTTCTGCTTTGCCAGATAACATGGTCCCAGACCGTTTTTGGAAAGTGGAAAACCATTGATGATAGAAACGGTGTGGAAAAGGCCATTATCGAAATCTATAAAGAGGATGGAATGCTTCACGCAAAAGTGGTCAAGATTCTGGAAGAAGGAAAAAAAGGCGCGCTGTGCACCAAATGTGATGGGGAGAAAAAGAACAAACCTATTCTCGGCATGACGATCATGAACGATTTTGAGGAACATAAAGATGGTGTTTACAAGGGCGATAGCCTATTTGATCCCGAACAGGCAATGACATTTCGTGGAAAGGTATGGCTGGATGAGGATAATGTGAATCGATTGAAAGTAAGAGGGTATTTGGCATTTTTGCACCGGACACAGACATGGCATAGGGTAGAAGAGAATTAG
- the rpsF gene encoding 30S ribosomal protein S6, whose translation MNHYETVFILNPVLSETQIEETVKKFEDFLIKNGAKMVSKEDWGLKKLAYPIQHKKSGFYHLFEFQAPGEAIGPYELEFRRDERIMRFLTVKLDKHAIAWAEKRRNKLKAKA comes from the coding sequence ATGAACCATTACGAAACTGTTTTCATTTTGAATCCCGTTCTGTCTGAGACACAGATAGAGGAAACAGTCAAGAAATTCGAGGATTTCTTGATTAAGAATGGTGCCAAAATGGTCTCCAAAGAAGATTGGGGACTTAAAAAATTGGCCTATCCCATTCAGCACAAGAAAAGTGGATTTTACCACTTGTTCGAATTCCAAGCTCCAGGTGAGGCCATTGGCCCTTACGAATTGGAGTTTAGGAGAGATGAGCGCATTATGCGTTTCCTGACCGTTAAATTGGACAAGCATGCAATTGCTTGGGCGGAAAAAAGAAGAAACAAACTAAAAGCAAAGGCATAA
- a CDS encoding non-canonical purine NTP diphosphatase, producing MKLVFATHNDHKLKEVQQLLPKSIELLSLKDIECFDEIPETGDTLEENAKIKADYVTQTYGLDCFSDDTGLLVDALNGAPGVYSARYAGEQKNAGDNMSKLLTELEGATDRSAHFKTVVHLNLQGENFTFDGIVEGEITTELHGKGGFGYDPIFKPNGYDKTFGELPSETKNAISHRGRAIQKLVQFLKKKAT from the coding sequence TTGAAACTCGTTTTTGCTACCCATAATGACCATAAACTGAAAGAAGTTCAGCAATTGCTACCCAAAAGCATTGAGCTATTGTCCTTAAAGGATATTGAGTGTTTTGATGAAATTCCCGAAACCGGTGATACGTTGGAAGAAAACGCAAAGATCAAAGCGGATTATGTGACCCAAACCTATGGTCTGGATTGTTTTTCTGATGATACAGGCTTGCTGGTCGATGCCTTGAACGGAGCTCCGGGAGTCTATTCGGCAAGATATGCCGGTGAACAAAAGAACGCCGGGGACAATATGTCGAAGTTATTAACCGAACTGGAGGGGGCTACCGACCGTTCGGCACACTTTAAAACAGTCGTCCATTTAAACCTCCAGGGCGAAAATTTCACGTTCGATGGCATTGTGGAAGGTGAAATTACCACAGAACTCCATGGAAAAGGTGGTTTTGGCTACGACCCTATTTTCAAGCCCAATGGATACGACAAAACCTTTGGTGAACTGCCTTCCGAGACCAAAAACGCTATCAGTCACCGAGGTAGGGCCATCCAAAAATTGGTGCAATTCTTAAAAAAGAAGGCCACTTAG